The Maniola jurtina chromosome 9, ilManJurt1.1, whole genome shotgun sequence genomic sequence TGCACCATGTCATGATGCGACACCCACTTGTGCAGTATTACCTGCGCCTGAAGAACGAATCGCGGCATAGACGTCGTATACAACTTCATCTGAACCCCACTGAAGATGCCACTTTGGTACGTATAATGGTCATAAAAAGATAGATAAAGATAATTCCGATCCTACTCGGTCACTCTATGTTCCACCATGTCATGATGCGACACCCACTTGTGCAGTACAACCTGCGCCTGACGAACGAATCGCGGCACAGCTGTCTTACACAGCTTCATCTGAACCCCACTAAAGATGCCACATTAATAGaaagatacaaaaaataaagacaGTCATACACATTTGGCTTTTCAAAAAGTAGGTcgctgccgagtttcttgtcgGCTGTTTTATTAGAATCTGCTGGTACCTGAAtccaaaagtacctactatataaaaatttacctacattttatgTAGACCCAAGTATAAAATGAATACGTGTATACCTTTTCCAGATGGAAAGCGAAGCTGGTGAACCTAGTTACGGAGTGCTGAAGCTGCAAAGCCCGGCACCTTCAACTGGAGTTGGTGAGTCTGtcggattttaaaaatattccaaatcaAGCGGCTTTTGCAGTTGTTAGCGCTCTAATTGAAAGCGTGCGGTATTTTCGTAACAATGTCTGCACTCTACAGCTCAAACCAGATATAGGCTATCGATTTTGGTCTGAAAAGTTCAACTTACATTTTGATAAAagctaaaattaataattacttgGTGTTGAGTTTTGGACCAATATATGTTTCAATAAATGGTTATTCAAGAGGCCGATAAACCTGATTCCTGAAAAGCCAGCAACGCactggcggttcctctggtgctgtaaatattcatgaaacaaattcaaaatcatttattcaaaataagtaCTATTGTACAATTTTTggtagtcagaattgttagatttgtaagatgatatagtgatATGGTGATGATATTAATtacaaaacttaaaactaaagctacgagggttccaaacgcgcgcAAGtctgggcggtggtaatcacaaAAATATAACCCGCCTGCTcgattacttattattattacgtaggtacatagataATAACCACGCATCTAATTTCAGCCGAAGCTGAAAATACGTTCAGTTTTTCGAACCCTGTATACTCGCCCACGGCCACAGCGCCTGTGCCGCTCGTATCACCCCCGCAGAGTGTGTCGGAACAATCGGGCTCACCGTCAGCCACCCTCCGGACTCCGAGGCCTTCGTATAAAGTTGAAGATGTAGTCTTCGAATCACCCGAGAGGCCTACTTCATGGCGAAACTTCAAACGTAAGttgttaagtatttaataagtaaGCTAGGAAAACCGTACCTAGTCTTTACATAGACAAGTACCAAAGTGCGATAGGGATCTCttttacattcaaattcaaaatattttattcaattagacttttacaagtacttttgaattgtcaaaagcatctaccactggttcggaatgcctttcctaccgagaagaaccagcaagaaactcggcagttgctcttttcaaagatttcatatacaatattatggcatgtatataaaagtaattgaaattAGCACTTtttctaggtctttaactacatccatgcaaaaatcacgtcgatcctttgcaccgttgcgacgtgattgaaggacaaaccaacaaatcaatcaatcaattttttttattgatatacaAACCAAtacaccaacaaacaaacactttttcgcatttataatatagatagTAATGATGTTGTGATGAGCAGAGACGACCATACTGCGATCCCTGGTAGATGGAGAGACAGTAGGTAGGCGCTCtcaaactaaaattatttttaacccccgacccaaaaagaggggtgttataagtttgatgtgtgtatctgtgtatctgtctgtggcatcgtagctcctaaactaatgaaccgattttaatttagtttttttttgtttgaaaggtggcttaatcgggagtgttcttagaaaatcggttcagccgtttgaaagttgtcagctcttttctagttactataaccttcacttgtcgggggtgttataaatttttaatttacacttgtttctttttGATCTCAGGTGGTGTTTTAGCTCGTTGGGCCGTAGCTCGGGCCATCTATCCGTACATGGTGTCTATTGGTCTAGTATACTTCACGACTCTGAGTCTATACCCCGGTATCGCATCAGAAGTCCCTTCATGTCGACTTGGGTCTTGGATGCCGATAGTACTGATGTCCGCATTCAACTTCTTCGATTTTATTGGAAAGGTAAGCATTAAACAGTTTAAAATTAAACCCACTCGACCAGAACGCTCAAcagatagctcaacggttgaggagcggactgaattccgaaaggtcggcggttcaaaccccacccgttgcactatcaTCGTACTCAcacctggcacaagctttacgcttaattggaggggaaaggggagtattagtcatgattagcatggctaatattctttagaAAAAGAATACCTAGTAACGAAATTCAAAATCGAGTTTGTCCATAGAGTAGATAGAGCCAAGTACGACTAGTGCTCTTTGTTCATTTCAGTAGTTCATATAGGTACATCTCTTGTTCATCAGATAGCAGCAGCGTGGCCGTACGAATGGAGTCGCAGTCAGTTATTGATGGCCAGTGGTGTGCGCCTTCTATTGGTCCCTCTTATGTTATTATGTGCGGCCCCTCGACATTCGCCACACATCGTTGGAGACGTAagtttcatacctcaaaaggaagcacaacctttccttttggctttgccgtagtcgggtaaaaaaggaacTCATAGGATCTCTTCGTTGTGTATCCGTCCGTCGTGCACTTTATAGAATCGTGAAATTCGGAAGgaagtacaagtaaaggaaaaattgcGAAAATCGTGAATctgtggttgcatcacaaaacAAATTAGTGCTCACGACCAAATAGTTTAtcaaatcacatcaagatggtgCTGTCCGTCATTAATTCAGTGTTGTACAATTGTTGTTGGAGCgataaatttttatcataagTAATGGTTTGAAGAATCTTTTAGttttaccactgattcggaatgcccttcaagaaattcaaaaattcatagGTCTAGGATTCAAAATATACCAACCGttgttaaataattttattctggGAGGTAACTACTTAAGTTCTCCggtcttagcacaagctttacaggTTGGAGCGAGTAAAAGAAAAAGtcgtgcataatattattgatctACACGTAGGCAAAATTTTGCATGAAAAATCGTTTTGTTATTAAGTAGCTGctaggtaatttatttttgcaaataaatgCACTGCTTATATCTTTACTTTTCTATTTTTCAGGTTTATCCAATAATGTTTTCCGTTGTATTAGGCTTCACAAATGGTCTATTTGGATCTGTGCCCATGATAATGGCACCATCGCGTGTTGGAAGGGAGCATAGAGAAATTGCAGGTACAGTATGATTCGATTACCGCGTAAATAAAAGTTAGGCAGCggcttacaaaaaaataaataacaagtgagAGTTTTTATAGCGATCCTTAATAGATACCGGTCCTAATTGGGTACAAGAATCTTATTATTACTAAACAAGTCTACTTTCAGGCAATTCTGAGAGAGTTTCATGATTCACTCAATATAATGATTGTGAAGTTGATCACAGTTTCAAACTACTATCTGAAACATGTTTCGTAGTAGTTGAGTTCCGCCGTCTGTTCTGGGTCTGGGTCTTAGTTTACTGTgtccaaaaaaattgaaaactaaaacacGATCGTCATAATAAATGCTgaaattaataagtaaattaacACGGATCtgtacaacgaatcaattgacacctcattcatcaaaatcgacccagtagttcaggcgctacggtggaacacactcATGCAGTCTCTGGATGCAAACatcaatacatacatacatggactgctaaaatcataacccttccttttggctttgccgtagtcgggtaaaaactgaCCAAAACGTACCTAAGTCTTACCTGCTATGTATTTTTCAGGTAACATGATGACTCTGTCCTACAACGGCGGTCTACTGTCAGGGTCTTTAGTATCCTACTTACTATTGAGTATGCTAGGTGAGCCGGCAGACATGTGCCGCATATACCCAACCCCCGTTTTACCCACCATACCACCTGTACCAGCTACCAATGGGAACGCCACTCTTGTACTCGCTGCTAtacattaaaaacataatatttgacACCCACCacgtatgtaggtacttagttaaaacTAAAGCACTGTGATCATCCTCAACCTCACTTCAAGAAGCCCTCGGTAACCTGGGCGGTCtatactcggcttctggagcgagcttggatggctggagtgaagacttcggcggggaagGGCAaagcacgcacaacagacggaaacgtttaagtgcggaaaccagcccagagagaagaaagcaCTGTTATCATGAAAGTCTTTTGTTTTTAGATTGATAAGGAAATATACTGAGATTTTGACCTTGATCAAGAAAAAAGCGTTACCTAGGCAAGGTTTCCTTGGTGCGTACCTCTAGCTGCCTGGCCATGTAGTCGCCGCGACTACGTACCTacgtaaaataattataatctaCTTATTATTGCACATAAACGCAGAAAATGGTTTATTGAAGCATAAACGTATCACTTTGTAGATATTATCTGTAATACTTGTATCATAAGAATGAAGATAAAAAGtaatagttaagtacctacctacttacatactatACATGACTAACTTATCGATTAATCCCACAATTCTTATCATCAATTCATCATTCTGTACATTTTACTCCTGTCTTTAGCTCGGTACtgcaaaatatataatatgtagctACCTACTATTATGActttcacaataataatatattatattgtgttggTTAACATTACACGTCTTTAGCAACATCAACTAGATAGAGGAAAGTGGGGCAGACTAATgcagaaaaattcaaaatgacattttacttctaaaaataagtattgTTCTACGCATAacaaatattacaaatattatagtacaattacaattacaattaaAGAGCTGTTAAATAAGAAGATTAAAAAATCGGTCTTTTGtgctagtcggactcgcacacagtCGAAAGATTCGATTGACTGTAAAAATTGTGTATTTTGCCGATTTTCACAGTATgcattatgtcttacggaatctggCTATGTAAATGTACTTATTAGAAGTATGCTCCTAAAaatagcatattatacaatcgaagattatgtaaatgttaATAAAGCATTGATCTGACTCGCTCGCTCCGggaatgcgcggggctgcaattgttTGTACAGGGcatgatattattgtaaattgaacatttgaaaagagcaaccgtcgagtttcttgctggttcttctccgtaggaacggcattccgaacgaGTGGTAAATtagtttgacgattcaaaagcacttgtaaaagtttacttgaataaaaatacattctattctattaatgTGCATCCAACTGCCTCACTTCCCCTTACCTACTCATAATTTAATGTCTTAAGGCTCCTACACACTATGCCGGCGGCCTGGCCGGCGGGCATGCCGCCAACAAGCCCGGCGGCATGCCGCCAACAAGCCCGGCGGGTATTTGAGCCGCCGGGATTGCCGCAAAAACGAGCCGCCGGTATGGCCGCCGCCGGGGTTGCGCGGCAAGCCGGCGTAGTTCGCTCCCGGCATTCGAGTGATAGTGTTGTGCGGTGTCATACTTGAATAGGTACGGTACGTAAAACACattaaaatgatatttaattgggaTGACGAAGCTGTGTTGCTTCTAATTGAAAAGTTTCGTGAAAATGACATTTTGTGGAATCCCAGAAATGCAGActataagaataaaaataaaaggatcGACGCGCTGAATATAACTGCAAGTTTATTTGGAACTGAAAAAAGTGAAGTAGagcgaaaattaaaaaatttaacatctCATTACTTTCCATTCTGCCACTTTTGGTGTCGCAaactcggacgcatccaaaatcTTCATCTTTTGAGTCTTTtgctaattaaaattaatactacGGCCGCGATAGCAATGTTAACGGCCTCGTTGTCCATCGTCGTAGGAACACAAAATGTACACCACTAGCGCTTTAGCCGGCTGCAACTACTGAAATGATGCTCTGCGGCCACCAGCGGCAAGTGCCGGCGCCTGACTATGCCGGCGGCAAATCGCTTGCGGCAAAACCCGCCGGCATAGTGTGTAGGAGCCTTTATAGGAGGTTGTACCTATATGTACGTATCATTAAACAGCTTTAagaaataagtatttaaataaataggccagatattaataactaataggtaagcgttaaataggtatatttaaagaatataattaataagaattaagtaggtatgtaaatagaatgtgtaaatattttatgtaaatataacaTTAAACATATCCtttttttagtttcaaagttcctatgtagatttttctttttaagtaggtacgtattccTCGACGAAAATTAAGGTTACCTAACTActtatacttaagtacttataatattatttcttttttcttaatatttttaactcaCCATCCTACTTCTAATAGTccttaaaataagtacttaccctAGCTATTTAAAAGATTAAATTGTGTTCCAAGATTTATTGAAATacctttttttgtaaataaacgaATAGTTGTTAATTAGTGGCACAAGTATTAATTGATCTGcttaatatgtatgtaaaactaataaaattgaATTCACCGACATCATGAATCTTTCAATGAACCCTACGTGCAAAATCCTTAAATCCCAATGTAGGTAATTATTCTAGTCAAACTCGGTACTTTTTTACCAAAGACAAAATATAAAACcattacctactaaataaattgagcctcaatagctcaacgggttcAACGAGCCTGGGTGGAGTGGATTGAATTCCGTAACGTCGGCGGTTCCaaaagttcaaaccccacccgttacactatttTTTGAACAGCCGACCAGTTGGAATTCAATCCGTTCCTTAACCGtatgcatctttttctttcgtgaggaaaatccgtcatggataaaTACCactggccacgggggagcacagtggttgggtatgtcggactcctaccgactaaaaacctcgcgaagttccatcccaccgtgAATTATTTGAAATACTACTTAGCATTTAGGCACAAATGCAAAGTAAGTTACTTACATATTTCTACTTTTcaattaaatacttaatgagAACGATCTcgtatttcatttaaaattttcatttttacggtaaagtattttgaaaaatgctAAATACTTTGCTGTAAAGTATTGCCAACATGacctatcaaataaaataatgttatactATAAAATGAATGAAAGTTGCTCATTGCTCATTGGGCAGTGGGCACTCCAatgtataaaatgtatgtatttaaagGATGAGGATATCTACGTAACTACGAACTCCTTTGttaataaattaggtaggtaggtaagtctcatgtaagtagtttatttaaaatttatctttagaaaaacaaaaattgaaaGTTAATAAAATCCGTCACACGTCCAGACGtctgaaaataatgtaattatattttatcactgtatattaattttaaataaataacatgaaCAATAGAGATAAAGCTACATCAATTGCATGCGTAAGTATGCTGTCCTGTCATTCATAAACAACTTTCCTTTCATTGGCGTGCATTAAAGTTATTATTAGATCGCATTTATCGATGAGTTACATTTGATTGACCACATATTATATACTACCTACTTAGACTTATAATGTAATTAAATGCCTACctaattaattgattattttATAAGCCAAATTATATTTGcaaccaaaaaatattttagcaacTAACTACGTGCCTACTTAAAGATGGttgaaaaacaatataattaactgcatataggtattataataaatagaaaattaaatccgttaggtcaatttttttggtataaaatgtgGACTATGTCACTCGGGCCTTTACATGCCTTTACGACgcatcgattgacacctcattcatcaaaatgggcccagtagtttaggcgctacggtggaacacacagaatctggatacaaacatacacacatacatacatacatatactgctaaaatcataacccttccttttggctttgccacagtcggatAAAAATTGTTACAGGTGCATGATATAAGCTGAACGACTCAACTCGGTTCTCTACTAGAGGTTATATGTAAGGCACGTGGTCGTAAAACTGAAAATCACGAGTTCAATTTATGCTGtggatataatatatgtatctgTAAAAATGCCGTCCTCGGCGTATATACCTACCACAAAATCTATTTCCATTTCACAAGTATAAACCTCTGCCCAGCTGCTCGTTACTTCCTCCTTTGATTAGGTAATCGCAATGCGATATATTCAAAATatcgtgtacctacctacctacttagtttatatCGTATCTCAATTCTCTTTTCTCAGTGATGTTAAAAATTACTCGTTATATTCGTGGAATCCATTGAATACTTattcaattttcatattttttttatttctcagCGATGTTTGAtgccaattttaaaatttactcTGATTCGTATAATCCattgaataataattagtttttgtTAATCAACTATAGTTAATCAATGCGTAAGTACTGAGAAATACCTTGGTAGAGAACAATAGACAATAACCCAGCAGCGCTATTGGGTACAAATTGGAATACAGAggtgttaaattaaaatattttcatagtaacttTTTTACACTTACCTATTCCTAAACAATGTCTTTCGCAGTAGATTTGTTAGCTTTCACTGAATGATGAATTATAACTAGATGTACCTATAGAGTTATggatattcaaataaattatttattaaggaaAACTAGCACTTAACAAACTTTAGATTTATCTTGCAAGGGTAAGTACCAATTTTAGCATTCAGGAAAATTAGACAATTTTCCTTACTGCTAAAACGGTGACTGTTCATAACTTAAAATCCGAAACCCGGACCGttgtggtgtgattgaaggacaaaccaatacaccaacaaacaaacaaacttgcGCTATGGGTAGTGGTTCTTTATAACTATGTATTGGGTATTTTTAGCCGTTTGGCTCGTTTATGTTCTAAATAAAAGCGCGCCTCCTACAGGGTTAACTTTTAAGCatgatgaaatattaattttcattacCTTCTTCGTTTACCAACAAATTGTACCCTATGCTCGTACCATCGTACCTACGTCTATTTTCTTACATTATACCTTTCCTTAGAAATTATCCGAGGAATTATCATAATATGACAGTCGGTAGCAGTAGCTAATGTTATCaatacacacagatacacaaggtACACAAAGTTATGGAAAGTCCATTTCAACTATAGTAATGAAAAATACCAATATATATAATGTATGTAATAATATCATATCAATAGTAAATGGTTTTATTTTACCAAAGAACATTTTAGAGGACAAGAGTTAAAGTTTATAAATAGATTTCTAGGTAATTttgatattgattttattaggtacctatgtataggTAGCTCCTATTTTTAATCTTGAACATAAATTTTCGTGCGTAAATATCGCATAATTATATGGGATGTCGAATTATGGCAAACATTCCCCCGGAAGTTAACGCAGTGGTTATGTTATAATAGCCATGCTATAGTGTAGCTTTTCAAGTtgacgtcaattttttttttccaactaagcgtcaggcttgtgctaggagtagacctacgacaatagtgcaacgagcggggtttgaaccgtcgaccttttggttgtcagtccactcctttaccggttgagctattgaggctcttaaaaaaaatttatgtaGTTATGCTAAGGTGTCATTCTGCATGAACAAGGGCCACGGAAAGCATTATGATTTGAACATTTTCATATAATTTGACACTAAATTATCTacagttaattttaatttgaaacattgcctaaaacaatattattaaaacaaatacttaaaatacctaattatttttccgagttCTGACACCAACTTAGTTAAGTATGCTGGGTATTTAATAATAGATACACATATTTTTtgctttaataatttattaaataagtcgATATAATAATGTACAGAGACCACCAGCGCTTAACATAAAATCACAATACAGAAATATTGACTAGCAAAGGAATAGAAGCTACATCGCTCATAGAGTCGGTGGCAATACTCGTATCTGTCTTCACTTTCGATCACGATGAATTAGTTCCAATAATTCTTC encodes the following:
- the LOC123867952 gene encoding equilibrative nucleoside transporter 4, which encodes MNETLGRGYARIEAIRAARGEALTMPEPGAPPPDRSNSVYLTLFVAGAAFLLPFNSFIMAVDYFQHHYPKTTIMFDMSTVYIVSACVAVITNNILLDLFTYNTRITFGILLSLATMLFVAICNIGWDGFSLSVSYTINLVAIGVVAFGCTIQQASYYGFTGCLPPRYTQAVMAGESAAGFWVSLDRIVTKYGFDQPKRSTLMFFVFSILILLGHSMLHHVMMRHPLVQYYLRLTNESRHRRRIQLHLNPTEDATLMESEAGEPSYGVLKLQSPAPSTGVAEAENTFSFSNPVYSPTATAPVPLVSPPQSVSEQSGSPSATLRTPRPSYKVEDVVFESPERPTSWRNFKRGVLARWAVARAIYPYMVSIGLVYFTTLSLYPGIASEVPSCRLGSWMPIVLMSAFNFFDFIGKIAAAWPYEWSRSQLLMASGVRLLLVPLMLLCAAPRHSPHIVGDVYPIMFSVVLGFTNGLFGSVPMIMAPSRVGREHREIAGNMMTLSYNGGLLSGSLVSYLLLSMLGEPADMCRIYPTPVLPTIPPVPATNGNATLVLAAIH